The Chelonoidis abingdonii isolate Lonesome George chromosome 11, CheloAbing_2.0, whole genome shotgun sequence genomic interval TGCTGTCCGTTGCGTGGCTCTTGGCGGTGCCGGTGACGGCCGGGTGGGGCAGGCTGTTGGAGCGCGAGAGCGAGCGGGGCAGGATGGACCCACCGCTGCTGCCCCCCGGCTCCCCAGCCAGGTTGCTCCCACCGCTCACCGAGGAGGGGATGCCGGTGCTGAAGGTGTTGGTGAGAGTCCGGGCCCGGGAGAGCGGGTGGTGGGGGTACAGCACGTCCTCCGTCAGGTCCCACAGGCAGAACTGAGTGTCCTGCCCGGCCGAGCCGAAGCGGTAGGTCACCGAGGGGGAGCTCTTGGTGCTGTGCTTGGAGAGGCGGGACAGGGTGCTGCTAGTTCGCACCCGGTCAAAGTGGGCCGGCTCCTGGGGCTCCTCATCGCTGCCGCtcagctccggcggctcctcctcctccacgcTGCTGGTATAGGGGTCGAAGGCCACCGCGTTGACCCAGGACTTGTGCCCGTGCCCCCTGGCGATGACCCGGCCCTCGGCGAAGGACCAGACGGTCACCAGGTCGTCCTCGCCGCCGGTGACAACGTAGCGCCCGTCGGGGCTCCAGCAGACGCACAGCAGCCCCCCGAAGTAGCTCTTCATCATACCCTGCAGCAGCATGGAGTCGAAGTGGAAGACGCGGAGGCAGCCGTCCTGGCTGACGCAGGCCAGGTAGCGGCCGTCGGGTGAGAAGGCGAACTCGTTGAGGGCCCCCTCGCCCACCGCCCACTTCACCAGCGGGTTGCGGGCGCTTTTGCTCTTGCAGGTGTAGACGGCAAAGCCCTCGCCCTGCTTGAGGAGAGTATACTGGGGCAAGGCAGAGCCACACGGGTGCTCCACATTGTACAGGTACAGGTGCCCACTGGCATGGGAGGCCAGGAAGAGGCTCTCCGTCTCCGGGATCCACTTCAGGTAGGTCACCTTCGTCTTGTCGATGAGCCGCTGGGGCAATGGGAAACAGACAGCAAGGATCAGATTGAGGAGATCTTCCCTAGGGGGAGCCccacagggtggggaggggaattcaGGTCTGGGGCCTGTCCAGGCCTTGGCCGCTCCACTGGGGTTGGTTGGGACAGTGGCTTGTGACGAGGCCTGCTGGGCCCTAGACTGAGAACTCCCCAACTCGTTGCATACAGACCAAGGGACAGATGGCAACTGCGTCCCAAACTGGGCAGGATCTGAACCAGAAACATGCAGGTGGAAGGGCCTGTagcctgctcccagccctctgcctcacCATTAACCCTTCCCAGTGCAAACTGCAGCCTCATTTGAAAACCCCTGCAGCTAAAAAAGAAACATGCAGGAAGATTTtagcagccccaggcagcagcaggggagtgttttgccagctgagaatcaggcACAAACCCCCACAGAAATGTACATCACCCATGCAAACAAGAGCAGCTGTGAAGTCCCGCTCCGGTTGCTGCCGCTACCAGGGTTATTTTGGGTAACGGACAGAACATTAACGACCTCAGAAGATGGTTTATAATGACAGGCTCCCCATGAGCGCCCAGTGACCCCTAGAAACACACAGGGCTCAGTAACCAATCAGAGGGAAGAGAATTGCCTCACAGAACctcccccaaactctctcccagcctgaccctgcttaACTTGTGAAATGTGACATGGTGCCAGGAGCATGGGAAACCTTGCACTGCTGACTAGCGCCCCCTACTGGCCAGTCTGAGGACTAGCACAGATGGGCTCTGAGGATGGTGACAAGTCACAAGATCCATCGGCTCCAGGGGGGCTGGGCGAAATCCTGCCCGGGCTAAGGAAGGAGCAAAAGGCTCGTTAGCGGCGGGGATCTCACCTCCTCATTGAACAACTTGCTGGTGTCCTTCTTGATGAGATCCAGGTACTGGACCTGGCCGGCGGAAAAGCCCACCAGCAGCGAAATGCTGTCAGCGGCGGCCGTGAACTGGTTGAAGTCATGGCAGGTGGGCTGTGTGCCTTTGTAGATACGCTTGTCGATGGGCTTGTTCAGATCCAGGGACTGGAATTCAACAACACCAGGAGGGGTGAGAAGCCGCTGGCTTTGAAAGAGGAAATGTCAGTTACATCCCCCCCCGTAACCCTACACGCTTTGCAGGAGTGGACTTAGAGCAACGACTCTCAAGCAGGGGTTCGGGGCCACCTGGGAGGCCTctagcaggtttcaggggatccACCAAGCAGGGTTGGCATAGACTCACTGGGGACGTGGACAGAAAGAGGAAGCCCCGGgttctgagccccaccacctgaaGCCTCAGCAACTTAGCTTTGCTACCCCCTAATGGCAGCCTGGCCTTTCATATGCAGAAAAAGTTGTTGTGGCataggtgggctgtggagtttttatagcatgttgtgggggcgggaagagggcctcagaaagaaaaaggttgagaacttgTGATCTAGAGAGCAACTGGGACCCTGAACTGAAGAGGATCCAGCACGCTGCATGGAGAACACACTGCGAGAGCTGGCAGGAACAGAGGACTTCACTGCTGCTCCTGTTCGGGGTAGGATCCCCAAGGGAAGCAACTGAAATCAGTAACCGTTCAGGACAGCtaatcccctccctcctgcagcgcTCTACTGCCAAGGGCCTCAGAGTGTGGACAGACATCGGTTACTGAGGCCCAGACACTAGCTCCCAGGTCAGTACCATCCTGCtgattgtacagatggggaaattcagacaaagaagggaagtgatttttcTCAGTGTCAAGAAGTGACAGAGCCAGTAACAGAATCCAGAAATCCCAACTCTCCGCCccttcctgctctaaccactaggccgctttcccctcccagagctgggggatgGAATACAGGAATCCTGATTCTCAGCTTCTTCCTCCTCTAAGCACTAGACCCCACTTTCCTGCTCAGTCATGACCACTTCTGACGTGCCTGTGACAGGCATTACAACCAGCTTTGCCTAACACATGTCCCCTTCCCAGTCAGCTGTTCAGTCTGCCTTAAGCGGCCAATTGCTCTCACGCTATTTCCATCTGCGTCCCCAGTGATGTTATCACATTGCATTGAAGACTGGAACCGTTTCCTAACTGCTTACACAACCCCTAGAGAGGACCCTAATTACATTTAACCCCCAGGAGGCCTCTCCACAACACTTCCCACCACCCTCTTCAACCCACACAAGATCCCAAACAAGACTTTTAAAGAAGGCCAAACCTTTCCCCTTTCAAGCggctctgctttccctgcccctcccctgggagAATCGAGAAAGAACTGGCACAGTGAGGGCTCTGACGTGGAAGAGCGCCAGCCGTGTAAGTGCCAGTCTCCACACAGCCTCCCTTAATGGTCCTAGTGATAGATCAAGAACCTCGGTGCTCCCAATTTCACCTAAGATGCTAAATTCAGGTGTACAGTTATCTTATCTGTCTGAAGCACCACGCTCAGCCACCGTCCTGTGTGAGCAGCTAGAGTCCGCCATTAACACAAGCTGCAAACACTCACAAGGATGCTGCATCATTGAATGTACTTTGATTGATCAGGCTCAATAACTGATACCACAGTCTGGCCCCAACTGCCAAGATCTCTCTGGGAATGGGCCCAGTACCCTCACATCTCCAACACCCTTAACGGTCAATTAAAAGCTCAAAGGTCTAAAGtcagcacgcacacacacaccccacctacAATTTGCATCCCAATTGCTGCTgcacaaatatctgcactgtagtGTATGTCAGAAAAGCGCAGTAGAAAGATTCACTGCAGCAACATCCTCGCTACTAAATCTTGTGGAAACGGGGGGATTGGAGAGCAGTGAAGTGGGACACAGCGTGGTTCGGCTGCCTGGCACCCAGCACCAACACAGAATTCGGCAGGGGTTGATTGCATCGCTTGTTTGTGCAGCTGTTTGAAAGCAACAGCATGGGGCTGATGCCTAAAGTGAACAGATGCCTGTCACTGCCACGTTTGGCCTTCACTGAAGCTAAACAGCTCACTCTGTCCTAAACGCTTtctgcctgcacccctcccagtGCAGGGGCACTGAGGCTGCCAAGCACCCCCCGCAGTGGAGGTGCTTCCCTGTCTGGAATCCGACCCCACACGCTCCCATGCGCTTCTGTGGGAGCttaaccccctctccttccccggGGAAGgacctcccccacacaccccaaccctcctcAGGATTCCTGGTTCCATACCTCTCCTCTTTGCCAGGggtttccctcccctccagcctcaGGGTCCCCCTTCATCTACCCCCATCCAGATTCCCTCtgcactttggggggccctgctGCTCTCGCTTCCAGAGGGAACCATCTCCCTTCCCTGCGGATCTGCTGattccagccccccagccctaGTTACCAACCCCCCCTACTCCCCCCATTACCAACTTGCTCACCTCAGGCCCCCCAACTTGCCTGCACCCCGTGACCTAAATGCTCCCCCAATCCTTGTACCAGTTACCCCCCCAAGCCCCCCAACATCCGCttgctcccctgctcctcccagtcaCCTCCCTCTTCTTGACCCCTTCTTCCACCCGTCTAGAAATCGCTCCCCCGCCCCCGatgctctgggctccccccaacGCCCCGCTACCCCCTCAGCCGGGTCCTCCCACCCCCCCCGGACCCTGCCCATGGGGGGCTCCCGTCCCGCCCCCCCTCACCCGCCTGCTGGCGCGGCCGCCGGGGCCCGGCCCGCAGCCCGAGTAGAAGTAAAGCTCCCGGCCCAGGTTGCAGCAGAGGCGGCTGCGCTCGGCGGGCTCGCCCGGCTCGNNNNNNNNNNNNNNNNNNNNNNNNNNNNNNNNNNNNNNNNNNNNNNNNNNNNNNNNNNNNNNNNNNNNNNNNNNNNNNNNNNNNNNNNNNNNNNNNNNNNNNNNNNNNNNNNNNNNNNNNNNNNNNNNNNNNNNNNNNNNNNNNNNNNNNNNNNNNNNNNNNNNNNNNNNNNNNNNNNNNNNNNNNNNNNNNNNNNNNNNNNNNNNNNNNNNNNNNNNNNNNNNNNNNNNNNNNNNNNNNNNNNNNNNNNNNNNNNNNNNNNNNNNNNNNNNNNNNNNNNNNNNNNNNNNNNNNNNNNNNNNNNNNNNNNNNNNNNNNNNNNNNNNNNNNNNNNNNNNNNNNNNNNNNNNNNNNNNNNNNNNNNNNNNNNNNNNNNNNNNNNNNNNNNNNNNNNNNNNNNNNNNNNNNNNNNNNNNNNNNNNNNNNNNNNNNNNNNNNNNNNNNNNNNNNNNNNNNNNNNNNNNNNNNNNNNNNNNNNNNNNNNNNNNNNNNNNNNNNNNNNNNNNNNccctcccccatccctccaccagccccacccactccccctcccccatccctcacctacccacccccagctccctttcTCCCCTGGAGGAGGCTGCTCCGGACGGTCAGGGAGATGAAGCCGGCGGTGGGAGGGATGTGCCCCATGCAGACAAAGAGGCAGAAGACCCAGGAACAGCGACTCTTTATTTAGCCCAGAGCCAGGCCCTTAGCTGTGCAGTTTCtgctcctccccaccttccccccagAGTATCTTTGCCCTCCACGGGGCGGCACTGCCCCATCAGCtctctgctttctgctcctgctccttgccaggctctggcagctcctccggctGGCTGACAGGCTGGGGCCCGCTGGGCACCGGCTCATCCGGTGTGAGGCTCTCGGGCTTGCTCTCTGCTTCCCCGTCGGCGGCGCTGCTGGCTCCCGCCTCCTTGCTCTTCGCTTCCTggtgtggggcagggaaaggggataGACAAGATGCCTCATGAATGGAGacaccccagccccacagccgGACAGACCAAGGGACCCATTGTTGAGCTGGCTTCTAGCTTTAACTGCCACCCCGACCCCCACAAGGGGATGATGTCATCCCCACCTGGGATCTCTTCAACTGTCCCTCACTCATCCTGGGGCAATCCCCGCCCCCCCTCCAAGATCTCTACATCAGCCTCGGTTTCCCACCCTcaggcaggaaggagaggggtcAAAGGCACTGG includes:
- the DMWD gene encoding dystrophia myotonica WD repeat-containing protein; the encoded protein is MGHIPPTAGFISLTPGEPAERSRLCCNLGRELYFYSGCGPGPGGRASRRSLDLNKPIDKRIYKGTQPTCHDFNQFTAAADSISLLVGFSAGQVQYLDLIKKDTSKLFNEERLIDKTKVTYLKWIPETESLFLASHASGHLYLYNVEHPCGSALPQYTLLKQGEGFAVYTCKSKSARNPLVKWAVGEGALNEFAFSPDGRYLACVSQDGCLRVFHFDSMLLQGMMKSYFGGLLCVCWSPDGRYVVTGGEDDLVTVWSFAEGRVIARGHGHKSWVNAVAFDPYTSSVEEEEPPELSGSDEEPQEPAHFDRVRTSSTLSRLSKHSTKSSPSVTYRFGSAGQDTQFCLWDLTEDVLYPHHPLSRARTLTNTFSTGIPSSVSGGSNLAGEPGGSSGGSILPRSLSRSNSLPHPAVTGTAKSHATDSTVPFSIGKFATLTLQERRDKSAEKEHKRYHSLGNISKSNDKLNGEPRSKLDTAKVLGTALCPRINEVPLLEPLVCKKIAHERLTVLLFLEDCIITACQEGLICTWARPGKANLTSQNGSSPSGTVV